The Knoellia sp. S7-12 region GAGCGCTCCACACTCCACCCGTCGAAGCGACGTGGACGCCGTCCGCGGTGTTGGAGTGACGGTCGGCGAGGTCGACGAACAGCGCTGACAGGAAGTAGCGATAGGCCAGATCCTGGTAGCCCACCTCCGCGGCGATGATCGACTGCACGACCGCCGACAGGGTCGAGTCACCCGTGGTGATCGGGTCGTAGTACTCGAAGTCGGCGAGCTTCTCCTCCGGCGTGAAGTCCTCGCCCTGGAGGAACAGGGCCAGGACGACGTCGGCCTGCTTGAGCACCTGGAAGCGATAGATCACCAGCGGGTGGTGGTGCAGCAGCAGCGGCCGCACCGACGACGGCGTGTTCGCGAGGTCCCACATCTCGCGCTCGAGGAAGTGGTCGTCCTGCGGGTGGATGCCGAGGTGCTCGTCGAACGGGATGGACATCCCCTCTGCGCAGTCACGCCACTCCGCGATCTCACCCGGTTCCAGCTCGGTCCTGCGGACCATCTGGGCGTATGCCGCAGGCTCGCCTTCCGCGAGCGCCTCCACCGCCTCGACCGCTCGCCGGAGATTGAAGCGCGCGAGGACGTTGGTGTAGAGGTTGTCGTTGACGACGGCGGTGTACTCATCAGGCCCCGTGACACCGTGGATGTGGAAGGTCCGCTCCTTCGCCGGGTGCATGCGCCAGAACCCGAGGTCGGCCCACAGCCGCGCGGTCTCGACGAAGATGTCGACCGCCTCGCGCGCGAGGAACTCGGCGTCCCCGGTGGCCCCGACGTACTGGCTCAGGGCATAGGCGATATCGGCATCGATGTGGTACTGAGCCGTGCCTGCTGCGTAGTAGGCCGACGCCTCGTGGCCGTTGATGGTGCGCCACGGGAAGAGCGCACCCTTCTGCGAGAGCTCCCGAGCACGCGCCCTCGCCGACTCGAGCAGCGAGAGGCGGAAGCGCAGGGCGTTGCGGGCGGCATACGGCATCGTGTAGGTCAGGAACGGCATCACATAGATCTCGGTGTCCCAGAAGTAGTGCCCTCCATAACCGGATCCGGTGACGCCCTTGGCGGGGATGCCGTAGGTCTCGGCGCGCGCGGATGCCTGGGCGAGCGCGAAGAGGTTCCACCGGGTCGCCTGCTGGATCTGCGGGTGGCCCGTGATCTCAACGTCGGCGCGCTGCCAGAACGAGTCCAGCCAGGTGCGCTGTTCGTCGATCTGGTGCTGAAGCCCTTCCTCGGCCACGCGGTCGAGCGTGCGCTCGCACCGGTCGAGCAACTCGCGTGGGGGAACGCTGTTGGCGGTGTGGGCCGAGACCACCTTGGTCAGCGTGATGGGGCTGCCCTGGTCGGCCTGGATGCGATAGATCATCTTGGCCGTGTCGTCATCGGTGTGCACCGTGGCGCGATAGGGGTTCGCGGTCTCAAGGGTGTGGTCGGTGACGAGGCCGAGGGTCATGCCGCTGTCAGCGCACTGGTAGCCCAGCCACAACCGGCCGGTCTCGAGATCACCCTCGCTGACCCTGGGCAGGAGAACGCGACTCCGAAAGGACTCGGCCTTGCGTGGGTCGGCGATGCCGGTGGCCTGGGCCTCGGGCCCCTCTGCCACACGGTCCTGGCGGTTGAGGACCTGCGACGAGATCTGCACCGGCCCGTCGCCGTCGAGGAGGGTGACCTCATAGGTCATGACCGCGAGGTGGCGCTGGGTCAGCGAGACCATGCGGGTGCTCTTGACCTCGACCCGCTTGCCGCTCGGGGTGCGCCACAGCAGCGTGCGCGACAGGACGCCAGTGCGGAAGTCGAGGGTGCGCTGGTAGTCGAGGAGGTCCGCAGTCGACAGCTGCAGCGGCTCGTCATCGACATAGAGGCGGATGACCTTGGCGTCGGGCACATTGACGATCGTCTGACCGACCCGGGCGAAACCGTAGGCCTCCTCGGCGTGGGTGATCGGCCACGTCTCGTGGAAGCCGTTGATGTAGGAGCCGTTGACGTGGGCGTCGCGGCTCTCCTCGTAGTTGCCCCGCAGCCCGAGGTAGCCGTTGCCGACGCTGAAGAGCGACTCGGTGACGCCCAGGTCGTCGGCACTGAAGCGCGTCTCGGTGAGGGCCCACTCGTCGATGGGGAACCGGCTCCGGTCCAGCGGGTCATCGTCGATGTCGAGCGGCATCGCGTTCACAGGAGCTCCTTGAGGTCCTTGACGACCACCGTTGCGCCGGCGTCGGTGAGGGCCTTCGCTCCGGCACCGCGGTCCACGCCGATGACCAGACCGAAGCCGCCTGCCGCCCCGGCCTGGACACCGCTCAGGGCATCCTCGAGGACGACCGACTGCTCTGGCGTGACCCCGAGTGCCTGCGCCGCCGCGATGAACGTGTCGGGGGCCGGTTTGCCGGCGATGCCGCGCTCGGCAGCGAGGCCCCCGTGCATGACGAACGGGAAGAAGTGGTCGACGCCGGCGGCCTTGAGGACAGCGGGGGCGTTCTTGGACGACGACACGATGGCCATCGGCATCTTGCGGGCAGCCAGGGCCTCGAGCAGGCGCAGCGAGCCGGGGTAGGCCACGACACCGTCGGCCTCGAGGACCTCGTTGAAGGCGTCGTTCTTCCGGTTGCCGAGGCCGCACACGGTGTCTGCAGAGGGGTCGTCGGACGGGTCGCCCTGCGGCAGCTCGATGTCGCGCGAGGCGAGGAAGGCGGCCACGCCCTCGTAGCGGGGCTTGCCGTCGACATGGGCGAAATAGTCCTCGTCCGTGTAGGGCTGGTCGACGCCACGGGAAGTGAGGAATTCGTTGAACATCACCGACCAGGCCCTCATGTGGACCTCCGCCGTCGGAGTGACGACCCCATCGAGGTCAAAGAGTGCAGCCGCGTAGTCGTCCCAGTTCATGGCGAAAGCGTAGAGGCGCCGGGCCGCTGGCGATGAATCGTCTCGATCAGGTGGCGCGTCGGGCGATGAAGCCGCACCACGAAGCCACGACCGCCACGCCCACGAGCCCCTGAAGCAGGGCCGTGTAGCGATCCGGGTAGAGCACTCCCTCGATGTAGTGGTCGATGAACCCAGAGCCGGACAGCGTCGCCTCCCCCGCCCGTTCGCGAGCCCAGTCCTCGACGTCGGTCAGCGGGCACGGGAGCGAGAAAGCCACCGTGGAGAAGCCCCATGCCGCGGCCAGCACGTGCACCCAGATCAGCCGCGGCCAGCGCCACGCCAGGAAGCCCCCGAAGACGAGGAACACCAGGAACGCGAAGTGCACGAGCATCACCGCATCGGCCAGGACCGCGTGACGGTTCATGACCCGATTCTGCCGCCTCAACCCGTGCCCAGACATGTCGATCTCGCTGGATCATGGCGCTGTGTAGCCATGACTCAGCGAGATCGACGTGGAGGACCGAGAACTGCCCCGGGCATGCGACAGCGCCCGACCCCTTGGCGGGATCGGGCGCTGTCAGTGCTCAGTGAGCGTCAGGCTGGTTCAGCCGGCGACGACGTTGAGCTCGACCTTGGCCTGCACGTCGGGGTGCAGACGCACGAGTGCCTCGTGGGTACCCGTGGACTTGATCGGGGTTGGAACCTCGATCTTGCGCTTGTCGAGGTCGGCGCCAATGGCTTCCTTGACCGCTGCGGCGATGTCGGCGGACGAGACGGCACCGAAGAGACGTCCCTCCTTGCCGGCATGCGCGGGAACGGTCACGGGCTTGGACTCGAGGTTGCCCTTGATCGACTGGGCCTCCTCGAGCGACGCGACTGCACGGACCTCACGGCCCTTGGCGATCGAGTCAACCTGCTTCTGTGCACCCTTGGTCCACTGCGTCGCAAGACCGCGACGGAAGAGGAAGTTGCGGGCGTAGCCGTCCTTGACGTCGACGACGTCGCCTGCACTGCCGAGGCTGGAGACCTCGTGCGTGAGAATCACCTTCATTGTTCAGCTCTCCTTCTGGCTAGGTCGCGCGTCAGCGGGACGAGCTGGAGTAGGGAAGGAGCGCCATCTCACGGGCGTTCTTGACCGCGTTGGCGATCAGACGCTGCTCCTGGACGGACACACCGGTCACCCGACGAGCGCGGATCTTGCCGCGGTCGGAGATGAACTTGCGCAGCAGCGCAGTGTCCTTGTAGTCAATGTTCTCGACCTTCGCCGCCTTGAGCGGGTTGGCCTTCTTCTTGGGCTTGCGCACAACTGGCTTAGCCATCGTGGTGCTCTCCTTTTCGCTGAGCTGACTCAGCGGATGAGCCCTGGTCTCCCAGGGATGGTGTGAATCTCGTGTAGGTGGATCAGAAAGGAGGCTCGTCGTAGGACGGGGCGTTGCCCCACCCTCCCTGAGCACCCTGCTGACCCGGCTGACCCTGCGGTGCCGGCTGACCACCGGCGGGCTGACCGCCGGCAGGCTGGTTCCAACCGCCCTGACCCTGTGACTGGCCACCCGAGGACGCTCCACCCTGAGGTGCAGTGCCACCGGTTGCCCACGGGTCCTGACCGCCGGCGCCACCTGAACCACCGTCGCCGCCACCAAAACCGCCGCCGCTTCCGCCACGGGAGGTCTTGTTGACCTTGGCAGTCGCGTACTTCATCGAGGGGCCGACTTCGTCGACGTCCAACTCGATGACAGTGCGCTTCTCGCCTTCCTTGGTGTCGTAAGAACGAGACTTCAGACGGCCGGTGACAACGACGCGCGTGCCCCGCTGGAGGGACTCGGCGACGTTCTCCGCCGCGTCACGCCAGACCGAGCAACGCATGAACAGCGTTTCGCCGTCCTTCCACTCGTTGGACTGACGGTCGAACGTCCGCGGCGTTGAGGCCACGGTGAAGTTCGCGACGGCAGCGCCGGACGGAGTGAAGCGCAGTTCGGGGTCACCAGTGAGGTTCCCGACGATGGTGATGAGGGTCTCGCCTGCCATGGATCAGGTCCCCTTGTGGTCTGGTGCGGTGGCGTTTCAGGTATGCCGTAAAGCTTCAGTCAGCGTGAATCGCTGGGTTGAGTCGGTGAGACGAAGTTCAGGCGCCGGGGCGCAGGAGCTTGGTCCGCATGATCGACTCGTTGAGCCCGAGCTGACGGTCCAGCTCCTTGGCGGTTGCCGGCTCCGAGGTGAAGTTGACGATGGCGTAGATGCCTTCGGCCTTCTTCTTGATCTCGTAGGCCAGGCGACGGCGGCCCCAGATGTCGACGTTGTCGACGGTGCCACCGTCCTTGGTGATGACGGTGAGGAACTTGTCGAGCGACGGCTGAACCGTGCGGTCGTCGAGTTCCGGGTCGAGAATGACCATGAGTTCATACTGACGCATGCGTTAACCCGCCTCCTTCGGTCTGAACGGTCACGGTCTCTCCGTGACAGGAGGGTATGCATCGCTACCGACACGGCTGTGGAGTTGTCCACAGGGCATTGGTAACTGGGCAAGGGTACCGGCTGGACGGCATACGACTAAATCAGCCTCCACCGGCCTCAACCTGCCTCAATCGAGACTTCAGGTCATCGGGCTCACCGCTGGGCGCCGTTGCCGTCTGCCAGGCGCGGATGGCGAGGAAGCAGACGGCGGCCACACGCAGGAGCAGCGCCACGGCATACCAGCTCGCGGGCAGCGAACGATCGGAATTCTCGAGCCCTGCGAGATAGAGCCACACCGCGACGAAGTGCACCGCTTCTGCGAGCGCCCACACCACGTGGTCGCGCCAACGCAGCCCGGCCAGCGCCACGAGAGGCACGAGCCACAGCGACGCCTGCACCGGGAACGACTTGCCGCTCACGAGCACGATCGCCACCGCAAGGAGTGCCACCGCACCGAGGCGCGGCGTCGACGGGGCACCAAGGGCGAGCAGCGCGGCGAGCACGATCGCGACCCCGATCCCCAGCGCCGCGACGACCGTGAGAACAGTTGGCGCCCACGGACTGCCGGCGAGGGTCGGGAGATACCAGACCGACCCGAGGCCCGCGGGGGTGTCGAGCCACGTGGACCAGGAGCGGGTGAGGGTGCCCGGCGACAGGAGGAGGAAGGGGATCGCGATGGCGATCACGGCCGCGAGCGCCGAGCCACCGAGCCGGACCAGCTCGCGCTCACGACCGGTCCGCCATGCGTGGACGGCGACGACGAGGAGCAGCAACGCTGGGTAGGTCCGCGCCGTGACCCCGGCGCCGAGCAACACCCCGGCCACCGCGGGATGTCGTCGACTCCACGCCCACAGTCCACCCGTCGCGAGGACCACGCCCAGCAGGTCAGGTGACAGCAGGATCGTCAGCGCGGCGACCGGAGCGACCGCGACCTGCAGGGCGTCACCACGGTGGCCCGGCGTCGTCCGCACCCACCACGCCATGAGGACCAGGGCCACGACCGCGAGCACGGCCCAGACACCGAGCACCCACCGTTGGGTCGCGAGCGGCCCCTCCCCCGGTCCGAGGCCGGCGATGAACGAGACGACCGCACCGGTCAGCGGAGGGTGGTCGAGAGGGACGTCACCCGAGAGGTATGCCGTGAGCCCGCGTTCGGCCTCGGCGCTCTGGACCCCGACCGCGAGGTCGGAGTAGCAGAACCGCCAGAACGGCTCGGTCCCACCCCACCCGTCATCGAGGCATGGCCCCTGCTTCCACAGGGCCGCCAGGACCGGCAGGGCTGCCAGCAGCGCGACCACAGCGAAACCCGAGTCCGCAATCCGCGGCCGGTCCCGGTGAGTCACCGCAGCGGGACCGGCCACGGGTCAGCCGGTTTGCTCATTGTTGACGGCTGGCGGCGGCGTCGTTGTTGGTAGGGGGATCGTCGGCCTGCCGGGTGACTTCGTCGGCTTCGGAGTCTTTGTGGGCGTCGGCTGGGGCTTCGGGGGCTCCGGCGTCGGAGTCGGAGTCGGAGTGCTCGGCGGAGTCGTCGACGACGGAGCCTGCGTGGTCGGGTCCGGCCGCTGGGTGGTGCCACCCGTGTTGCCGCCCGTGTTCCCGCTGGTGTTCTCTGGGCGCTGCGTCTGCTTGGGGGCCGCGTCCCTGTTGATGTAGGCAGGCTCGGGGAACCTCTGCCTCTCCATGCCGTCGGTCGCCGTGCGCATGTAGTCGGTCCAGATGCGCACCGGGATCGTGCTGCCGGTGATGAAGCCATACCCGGGAACATCATCCATCTGGTTCGTGGTGTTCGGTGTGCCGTCGGGTTTGACGGCCGTGCCGTCGCCCTTGTACATGCCGACGGCGGTCGCGAGCTGGGGGGTGAAGCCGTCGAACCAGGCGGAGTAGTTGTCGCTCGAGGTGCCCGTCTTCCCGGCGGCCGGGCGGTTGAGCCGCTCGCCGGCGTAGTCACCGCTGCCCCTCTCGATGACCTGCTCCATGCAGTAGACGACATCGGAGACGAGGTCGGCGGGGAAAGCGCGTGAAGTTTGCGGCTTCGCCTTGTAGTCGAACGAGTCGTCGGTGGCCTTCACCGACTTCACGTAGTAAGGCGTGGCCTTGATCCCCTTGGCCGCGAGGGTCGCGTAAGCGTTGGCCATGTCGATCACCCTGACGTTGTCGGTGCCGAGGACGTTGGCGTAGTTGACGTCGAGCTTTGTTGTGATCCCCGCCTGCTTCGCCGCTGCGGCCGTGTTCTTGGGGCCAGCAATGATGTTGAGCCGGGCATAGACCGTGTTGACCGAGCTGGCGGTGGCGGTGGCGACGGTTATCCGGCCGAAGCCGTTGTTGTCAAAGTTGCGCACGCCTCCGCGACGGTTGAACTCCGTCTTGCCGCCGGGGTTCTCGAACTCGTCGAAGTACTGCGGGCTGGCGCCGGCGAAGGTGTTGCGAATGCTGACGTCACCGCTTTGAAGGGCTGCGATGAGGGCGAAGACCTTGAACGTCGACCCGGCTTGCATCGTGGCGTCGGTCGCGGTGCTGAACTGATTCTTGGCGTAGTCGGCGCCACCGTAGAGCGCCTCCACGGCCCCGTCACCGGGCTTGATCGAGGTGAGACCGACCTTGAGATCGGGCGCCTTCGCGGGGATGCGTTCCTTGACGGCATCCTGTGCTGCCTTCTGCTTCTTGGCGTCGATCGTCGTGACGATGCGCAGGCCACCACGGGAGGTCTCGGCTTCGGTGAGCTTGACCTTCTTGGCGAGTTCTTCCTTCACGTTCTGGATGACGTAGCCGTTGGCGCCACCCGCCGTCGGCGGCGAGTACTTCTGGAACTTCTTGGGGAACGTCGCTTCTGCCCGCTGCTGGGGGGTCAGCCAACCCTGCTGGACCATCGCATCGAGGATGTAGCCGGACCGGGTCTGGGCGTTCTTGGTCTGCTCGGCGCCCAGGCGCGGGTCGTAGAACGACGGCCCGCGGATCGCGGACGCGAGGAAGGCGCCTTCGGCCGCTGTCAGCTTGGAGACGTCCTTGCCGAAGTAGGCCTTCGAGGCGGTCTGGATGCCGTAGGCCCCCCGCCCGTAGTAGATGGTGTTGAAGTAGTTCTCGAGGATCTCGTCCTTGGACTGCTGCCCGTCGATCTTGACCGAGATGAGGATCTCGCGAGCCTTGCGCGAGAGGGTCCGGTCCTGGCTGAGGAAGTAGTTCTTGACGTACTGCTGGGTGATCGTCGACCCTCCCTGGGTCGCCTCCCCGCCCTTGACCGCGACCCACACCGCGCGGGCGATGCCGGTGGGCGAGATGCCGTTGTTCTCGTAGAAGTTGTGGTCCTCGGCCGCGAGCATGGCCTGCTGCACGTGCTTGGGGACCTGCTTGAGCTCGACCGGCTCGCGGTTCTGCTCGGAGAACCGGCCCATCTCGGTCTTGCCGTCGGCGAAGTAGATGATGTTGGTCTGTGCCACCGCGAGGTCGTTGGGCTTGGGCACCTTGACCATCGTGTAGGCGACGCCAACGCCGGCGAGGCCGAGAAGGAACAGCGCGATCAGCGTGTAGAGGATCCGGCGGGGCCACGACCGGCGCGGGCCCTTGCCCGACCGGGCCGGGGTGGCCTCGTTGAGACGGCGGGCCTCGGCGCGCGAACGGGGTGCGTTGCTCATGGAGAACTTTCGGGGCAGACAGTACGGACGAGGGCGCGCACCACCCACCGGGCAGGGGCGCCTCATCCAGTATGCCGCCCCAAACCTGTGAGCGACGTTCAGGAATGCTGGCCCCGGGACTCAGGTGGGGGGCCCACAGCAGCCTGCAGCTGCGCGGCAACCGACCTCATCGGGTGCACCAGTTCGGCCGTTCGAGACGTCCCATGGCCGGGTGCCCCCAGCGCTGCACCTGCTGTGCAGGCGCCTCCCACGTCTTGCCGGCTCGCTCGCGCAGGTGATGCGCACCTGGCGGTCATCGGCGCTGGCCGTCACGAGGGCACCGGCGCAAGAAGGCACGTTGACCACGGGTGCACTCCACCCGGCATACCGGAAGTCCTTCGTACGCAACCACGATCACGGCGAGCGATCGCCTCGCCCCCGCCCGCGATCATCGTCGCGACATCGACCAGCACCCGGCCCCGGTCATGAACAGGAATGAAACCAGCCCATGCAGTCGCCTCCGACAACGCGCTGGTCAGTCCGGTCCGGTCGGCCGACGTCCGCACCGCCACATTCCCCGAGTGAGCGATCACGCCCGTGCCGTCCCCCATTCACGGACAAATCCGCCGACCACGCTGTGCCCTTCAATTACCAGGTGCCTTCCCGCTGGAGAACTTGAACCTTCGCAAGTACAAGTATTCCGTTGCAGGACAGGCACTTTGGTGCATTTAGGCACCGAGTCAGGTCACGACACGTGAACGATCGAGGCTAAAGCTAGGCTAAAGGTTTGCGCAGTATGATTTTGGGACAGAATTGGCTACAATTCCCGCGTACACAATATACCGGGGGGTTCAACATCACGATCGTCACGTCTAGGCGGGTAACCGGAGGATGGATGCGTTCGGCGGCCGTCGCAACGGTCGTCGTCCTTCTTTCCCTTGTGATAAACCCACCCGTCGGCTCGGCCTTGGAACGGGTCACAGGCGCGTTCGGCGTGGGCGACTTCGAGACGGTGGGTTTGTCGCCGCAAGGGTGGTCGGTCAAGGCACCTCAGCCGAACAGGGCTGTAGTGACGTCCACAACTGCGATCAGTGGCTCCAAGTCCCTCCTCGCCGAAGACACCTCCGCGGTTCAAGCAGTCTTGGTGGCACGACCGAGATTCTCCGTCAGTCCGGGATCCACCTACCACTTGCAGGGATACGCGTACACCGTCAAGGGTTCGCAGAGTCTGAGCCTGCAGTTCTATGACGCTGCGGGGGCGGTTGTTGGTCGCCAGACGGCCTTGACGACCGGGGCGTCCATGGTCTGGTCCCGTCTCGAGCTGAGAAGCCCGGCGCCTGCGGCCGCACGGACCGCGTCGATCCAGCTCGCCTCCTCAGTTGGTGCCCTATCCCAGGTTTATTGGGATGCCTTGACCCTCATCTCGCCGGTGGTGCCCAACGGCGGGTTTGACGCGGTTCCCACGGCGACCGAGGCAATTCCCGGATGGGTCTCCAACACCTCGGGAGGCGCGACCGCATTCTCGACGGAGTTCGGCCCCAAGGCGGGTAGCAGGCGCCTGCAGTTGTCTGATGTG contains the following coding sequences:
- a CDS encoding beta-phosphoglucomutase family hydrolase, producing MNWDDYAAALFDLDGVVTPTAEVHMRAWSVMFNEFLTSRGVDQPYTDEDYFAHVDGKPRYEGVAAFLASRDIELPQGDPSDDPSADTVCGLGNRKNDAFNEVLEADGVVAYPGSLRLLEALAARKMPMAIVSSSKNAPAVLKAAGVDHFFPFVMHGGLAAERGIAGKPAPDTFIAAAQALGVTPEQSVVLEDALSGVQAGAAGGFGLVIGVDRGAGAKALTDAGATVVVKDLKELL
- the rpsF gene encoding 30S ribosomal protein S6; translated protein: MRQYELMVILDPELDDRTVQPSLDKFLTVITKDGGTVDNVDIWGRRRLAYEIKKKAEGIYAIVNFTSEPATAKELDRQLGLNESIMRTKLLRPGA
- a CDS encoding single-stranded DNA-binding protein, which produces MAGETLITIVGNLTGDPELRFTPSGAAVANFTVASTPRTFDRQSNEWKDGETLFMRCSVWRDAAENVAESLQRGTRVVVTGRLKSRSYDTKEGEKRTVIELDVDEVGPSMKYATAKVNKTSRGGSGGGFGGGDGGSGGAGGQDPWATGGTAPQGGASSGGQSQGQGGWNQPAGGQPAGGQPAPQGQPGQQGAQGGWGNAPSYDEPPF
- a CDS encoding DUF2784 domain-containing protein, which codes for MNRHAVLADAVMLVHFAFLVFLVFGGFLAWRWPRLIWVHVLAAAWGFSTVAFSLPCPLTDVEDWARERAGEATLSGSGFIDHYIEGVLYPDRYTALLQGLVGVAVVASWCGFIARRAT
- the rpsR gene encoding 30S ribosomal protein S18, which gives rise to MAKPVVRKPKKKANPLKAAKVENIDYKDTALLRKFISDRGKIRARRVTGVSVQEQRLIANAVKNAREMALLPYSSSSR
- a CDS encoding transglycosylase domain-containing protein — protein: MSNAPRSRAEARRLNEATPARSGKGPRRSWPRRILYTLIALFLLGLAGVGVAYTMVKVPKPNDLAVAQTNIIYFADGKTEMGRFSEQNREPVELKQVPKHVQQAMLAAEDHNFYENNGISPTGIARAVWVAVKGGEATQGGSTITQQYVKNYFLSQDRTLSRKAREILISVKIDGQQSKDEILENYFNTIYYGRGAYGIQTASKAYFGKDVSKLTAAEGAFLASAIRGPSFYDPRLGAEQTKNAQTRSGYILDAMVQQGWLTPQQRAEATFPKKFQKYSPPTAGGANGYVIQNVKEELAKKVKLTEAETSRGGLRIVTTIDAKKQKAAQDAVKERIPAKAPDLKVGLTSIKPGDGAVEALYGGADYAKNQFSTATDATMQAGSTFKVFALIAALQSGDVSIRNTFAGASPQYFDEFENPGGKTEFNRRGGVRNFDNNGFGRITVATATASSVNTVYARLNIIAGPKNTAAAAKQAGITTKLDVNYANVLGTDNVRVIDMANAYATLAAKGIKATPYYVKSVKATDDSFDYKAKPQTSRAFPADLVSDVVYCMEQVIERGSGDYAGERLNRPAAGKTGTSSDNYSAWFDGFTPQLATAVGMYKGDGTAVKPDGTPNTTNQMDDVPGYGFITGSTIPVRIWTDYMRTATDGMERQRFPEPAYINRDAAPKQTQRPENTSGNTGGNTGGTTQRPDPTTQAPSSTTPPSTPTPTPTPEPPKPQPTPTKTPKPTKSPGRPTIPLPTTTPPPAVNNEQTG
- a CDS encoding glycosyl hydrolase family 65 protein, with amino-acid sequence MPLDIDDDPLDRSRFPIDEWALTETRFSADDLGVTESLFSVGNGYLGLRGNYEESRDAHVNGSYINGFHETWPITHAEEAYGFARVGQTIVNVPDAKVIRLYVDDEPLQLSTADLLDYQRTLDFRTGVLSRTLLWRTPSGKRVEVKSTRMVSLTQRHLAVMTYEVTLLDGDGPVQISSQVLNRQDRVAEGPEAQATGIADPRKAESFRSRVLLPRVSEGDLETGRLWLGYQCADSGMTLGLVTDHTLETANPYRATVHTDDDTAKMIYRIQADQGSPITLTKVVSAHTANSVPPRELLDRCERTLDRVAEEGLQHQIDEQRTWLDSFWQRADVEITGHPQIQQATRWNLFALAQASARAETYGIPAKGVTGSGYGGHYFWDTEIYVMPFLTYTMPYAARNALRFRLSLLESARARARELSQKGALFPWRTINGHEASAYYAAGTAQYHIDADIAYALSQYVGATGDAEFLAREAVDIFVETARLWADLGFWRMHPAKERTFHIHGVTGPDEYTAVVNDNLYTNVLARFNLRRAVEAVEALAEGEPAAYAQMVRRTELEPGEIAEWRDCAEGMSIPFDEHLGIHPQDDHFLEREMWDLANTPSSVRPLLLHHHPLVIYRFQVLKQADVVLALFLQGEDFTPEEKLADFEYYDPITTGDSTLSAVVQSIIAAEVGYQDLAYRYFLSALFVDLADRHSNTADGVHVASTGGVWSALVSGFGGFRDHGSDEREGQFAIDPRLPEKWESLTYRLCLHGTRIRVTVRAAEVELVIEEGDGALTFSVRGESVTVTPEVPVTVALADQGPRIAGSPKAPSEIVREDGTVISSVVPTGDNRRMPIPTGH
- the rplI gene encoding 50S ribosomal protein L9, with the translated sequence MKVILTHEVSSLGSAGDVVDVKDGYARNFLFRRGLATQWTKGAQKQVDSIAKGREVRAVASLEEAQSIKGNLESKPVTVPAHAGKEGRLFGAVSSADIAAAVKEAIGADLDKRKIEVPTPIKSTGTHEALVRLHPDVQAKVELNVVAG